One genomic segment of Pseudorca crassidens isolate mPseCra1 chromosome X, mPseCra1.hap1, whole genome shotgun sequence includes these proteins:
- the WDR45 gene encoding WD repeat domain phosphoinositide-interacting protein 4 isoform X3 codes for MTQQPLRGVTSLRFNQDQSCFCCAMETGVRIYNVEPLMEKGHLAVLIWDDAREGKDSKDKLVLEFTFTKPVLAVRMRHDKIVIVLKNRIYVYSFPDNPRKLFEFDTRDNPKGLCDLCPSLEKQLLVFPGHKCGSLQLVDLASTKPGTSSAPFTINAHQSDVACVSLNQPGTVVASASQKGTLIRLFDTQSKEKLVELRRGTDPATLYCINFSHDSSFLCASSDKGTVHIFALKDTRLNRRSALARVGKVGPMIGQYVDSQWSLASFTVPAESACICAFGRNTSKNVNSVIAICVDGTFHKYVFTPDGNCNREAFDVYLDICDDDDF; via the exons ATGACTCAGCAGCCACTTCGAGGAGTGACCAGTCTGCGTTTCAACCAAGATCAAA GCTGCTTTTGCTGCGCTATGGAGACAGGTGTGCGCATCTACAACGTGGAGCCATTGATGGAGAAGGGGCATCTGG CAGTGCTGATCTGGGACGATGCCCGGGAGGGCAAGGACTCCAAGGACAAGCTGGTGCTGGAGTTCACCTTCACCAAGCCAGTGCTGGCTGTGCGCATGCGCCATGACAA AATCGTGATCGTGCTGAAGAACCGCATCTATGTGTACTCCTTCCCTGACAATCCCCGAAAGCTGTTTGAGTTTGACACCCGGGACAACCCCAAGG gGCTCTGTGACCTCTGCCCCAGCCTGGAGAAACAACTGCTAGTGTTCCCAGGACACAAGTGCGGGAGCCTGCAACTTGTG GACCTGGCAAGCACAAAGCCCGGCACCTCATCTGCTCCGTTTACCATCAATGCACATCAGAGCGACGTGGCCTGCGTGTCTCTGAACCAGCCAGGCACGGTAGTGGCCTCGGCCTCTCAGAAGGGCACCCTTATTCGCCTTTTTGACACGCAGTCCAAGGAGAAGCTGGTGGAGCTGCGCCGAGGCACTGACCCCGCCACCCTCTACTG CATCAACTTCAGCCATGATTCTTCCTTCCTGTGTGCATCCAGTGATAAGGGCACAGTCCACATCTTTGCTCTCAAGGATACCCGCCTCAACCGCCGCTCTGC GCTGGCTCGCGTGGGCAAGGTGGGGCCTATGATTGGGCAGTATGTGGACTCTCAGTGGAGCCTGGCGAGCTTCACCGTGCCTGCTGAGTCAGCCTGCATCTGTGCTTTTGGTCGCAACACTTCCAAGAATGTCAACTCTGTCATTG ccATCTGTGTAGATGGGACCTTCCACAAATATGTCTTCACTCCCGATGGAAACTGCAACAGAGAGGCTTTCGATGTGTACCTTGACATCTGTGATGACGATGACTTTTAA
- the WDR45 gene encoding WD repeat domain phosphoinositide-interacting protein 4 isoform X2 has product MTQQPLRGVTSLRFNQDQSCFCCAMETGVRIYNVEPLMEKGHLDHEQVGSMGLVEMLHRSNLLALVGGGSSPKFSEISVLIWDDAREGKDSKDKLVLEFTFTKPVLAVRMRHDKIVIVLKNRIYVYSFPDNPRKLFEFDTRDNPKGLCDLCPSLEKQLLVFPGHKCGSLQLVDLASTKPGTSSAPFTINAHQSDVACVSLNQPGTVVASASQKGTLIRLFDTQSKEKLVELRRGTDPATLYCINFSHDSSFLCASSDKGTVHIFALKDTRLNRRSALARVGKVGPMIGQYVDSQWSLASFTVPAESACICAFGRNTSKNVNSVIAICVDGTFHKYVFTPDGNCNREAFDVYLDICDDDDF; this is encoded by the exons ATGACTCAGCAGCCACTTCGAGGAGTGACCAGTCTGCGTTTCAACCAAGATCAAA GCTGCTTTTGCTGCGCTATGGAGACAGGTGTGCGCATCTACAACGTGGAGCCATTGATGGAGAAGGGGCATCTGG ACCATGAGCAGGTGGGCAGCATGGGCCTGGTGGAAATGCTGCACCGCTCCAACCTGCTGGCCCTGGTGGGCGGTGGTAGCAGCCCCAAGTTCTCAGAGATCTCAG TGCTGATCTGGGACGATGCCCGGGAGGGCAAGGACTCCAAGGACAAGCTGGTGCTGGAGTTCACCTTCACCAAGCCAGTGCTGGCTGTGCGCATGCGCCATGACAA AATCGTGATCGTGCTGAAGAACCGCATCTATGTGTACTCCTTCCCTGACAATCCCCGAAAGCTGTTTGAGTTTGACACCCGGGACAACCCCAAGG gGCTCTGTGACCTCTGCCCCAGCCTGGAGAAACAACTGCTAGTGTTCCCAGGACACAAGTGCGGGAGCCTGCAACTTGTG GACCTGGCAAGCACAAAGCCCGGCACCTCATCTGCTCCGTTTACCATCAATGCACATCAGAGCGACGTGGCCTGCGTGTCTCTGAACCAGCCAGGCACGGTAGTGGCCTCGGCCTCTCAGAAGGGCACCCTTATTCGCCTTTTTGACACGCAGTCCAAGGAGAAGCTGGTGGAGCTGCGCCGAGGCACTGACCCCGCCACCCTCTACTG CATCAACTTCAGCCATGATTCTTCCTTCCTGTGTGCATCCAGTGATAAGGGCACAGTCCACATCTTTGCTCTCAAGGATACCCGCCTCAACCGCCGCTCTGC GCTGGCTCGCGTGGGCAAGGTGGGGCCTATGATTGGGCAGTATGTGGACTCTCAGTGGAGCCTGGCGAGCTTCACCGTGCCTGCTGAGTCAGCCTGCATCTGTGCTTTTGGTCGCAACACTTCCAAGAATGTCAACTCTGTCATTG ccATCTGTGTAGATGGGACCTTCCACAAATATGTCTTCACTCCCGATGGAAACTGCAACAGAGAGGCTTTCGATGTGTACCTTGACATCTGTGATGACGATGACTTTTAA
- the WDR45 gene encoding WD repeat domain phosphoinositide-interacting protein 4 isoform X1 codes for MTQQPLRGVTSLRFNQDQSCFCCAMETGVRIYNVEPLMEKGHLDHEQVGSMGLVEMLHRSNLLALVGGGSSPKFSEISAVLIWDDAREGKDSKDKLVLEFTFTKPVLAVRMRHDKIVIVLKNRIYVYSFPDNPRKLFEFDTRDNPKGLCDLCPSLEKQLLVFPGHKCGSLQLVDLASTKPGTSSAPFTINAHQSDVACVSLNQPGTVVASASQKGTLIRLFDTQSKEKLVELRRGTDPATLYCINFSHDSSFLCASSDKGTVHIFALKDTRLNRRSALARVGKVGPMIGQYVDSQWSLASFTVPAESACICAFGRNTSKNVNSVIAICVDGTFHKYVFTPDGNCNREAFDVYLDICDDDDF; via the exons ATGACTCAGCAGCCACTTCGAGGAGTGACCAGTCTGCGTTTCAACCAAGATCAAA GCTGCTTTTGCTGCGCTATGGAGACAGGTGTGCGCATCTACAACGTGGAGCCATTGATGGAGAAGGGGCATCTGG ACCATGAGCAGGTGGGCAGCATGGGCCTGGTGGAAATGCTGCACCGCTCCAACCTGCTGGCCCTGGTGGGCGGTGGTAGCAGCCCCAAGTTCTCAGAGATCTCAG CAGTGCTGATCTGGGACGATGCCCGGGAGGGCAAGGACTCCAAGGACAAGCTGGTGCTGGAGTTCACCTTCACCAAGCCAGTGCTGGCTGTGCGCATGCGCCATGACAA AATCGTGATCGTGCTGAAGAACCGCATCTATGTGTACTCCTTCCCTGACAATCCCCGAAAGCTGTTTGAGTTTGACACCCGGGACAACCCCAAGG gGCTCTGTGACCTCTGCCCCAGCCTGGAGAAACAACTGCTAGTGTTCCCAGGACACAAGTGCGGGAGCCTGCAACTTGTG GACCTGGCAAGCACAAAGCCCGGCACCTCATCTGCTCCGTTTACCATCAATGCACATCAGAGCGACGTGGCCTGCGTGTCTCTGAACCAGCCAGGCACGGTAGTGGCCTCGGCCTCTCAGAAGGGCACCCTTATTCGCCTTTTTGACACGCAGTCCAAGGAGAAGCTGGTGGAGCTGCGCCGAGGCACTGACCCCGCCACCCTCTACTG CATCAACTTCAGCCATGATTCTTCCTTCCTGTGTGCATCCAGTGATAAGGGCACAGTCCACATCTTTGCTCTCAAGGATACCCGCCTCAACCGCCGCTCTGC GCTGGCTCGCGTGGGCAAGGTGGGGCCTATGATTGGGCAGTATGTGGACTCTCAGTGGAGCCTGGCGAGCTTCACCGTGCCTGCTGAGTCAGCCTGCATCTGTGCTTTTGGTCGCAACACTTCCAAGAATGTCAACTCTGTCATTG ccATCTGTGTAGATGGGACCTTCCACAAATATGTCTTCACTCCCGATGGAAACTGCAACAGAGAGGCTTTCGATGTGTACCTTGACATCTGTGATGACGATGACTTTTAA
- the GPKOW gene encoding G-patch domain and KOW motifs-containing protein, giving the protein MADAKDGVLWPAGASSAPISFTFSRTSARRWLAGDAAPEKDFLKTEKRRELQSVQPSEAPKELVIPLIQHGHLRQPPTQAPGPSTHTEVLVDGMLSQAVKELIEESTKSLEERENAGVDPTLAIPMIQKGCTPNGEGADSEPRAETVPEEADYEAVPVEAYGLAMLRGMGWKPGEGIGRTFNQVVKPRVNSLRPKGLGLGANMTEFQALAPTGPHHLLRPDEEQEKDKEDQPQGLVPGGAVVVLSGPHRGLYGKVEGLDPDNARAMVRLAVGSRVVTVSEYCLRPVSQQEFDKNSLDLSQVSKTSPRQQNGTALSWKALQDQDLHVRQEDSARKRKHHPDRWDPEHLRWRQDEPAAKSEKAAPRSQHWLHRDLRVRFVDKLHKGGQYYNTKMTVEDVLSPDTCVCRTDEGQVLEGLREDMLETLVPKVQGNRVMVVLGPWAGRVGRLLDRDREQSRALVQLQRENQVVELHYDAICQYMGPSDSED; this is encoded by the exons atggcggacgCCAAAGATGGTGTTTTGTGGCCTGCGGGAGCCTCCAGTGCCCCAATTTCATTCACCTTCAGTCGCACGTCCGCCCGGAGATGGCTGGCGGGAGACGCGGCTCCGGAGAAGGATTTCTTGAAGACCGAGAAACGGAGGGAGCTGCAGAG TGTGCAGCCCTCAGAAGCCCCCAAGGAACTTGTCATCCCTTTGATCCAGCATGGCCACCTCAGGCAGCCACCGACCCAGGCCCCTGGGCCATCCACACATACTGAGGTCTTGGTGGATGGGATGCTGTCCCAGGCTGTGAAGGAGCTCATTGAGG AATCCACGAAGTctctggaggagagagagaatgcgGGTGTCGACCCCACGCTCGCTATCCCCATGATCCAGAAAGGATGCACCCCCAACGGGGAAGGGGCAGACAGCGAACCCCGGGCTGAGACA GTGCCGGAGGAGGCTGATTATGAGGCAGTCCCTGTAGAGGCCTATGGGCTGGCCATGCTGCGGGGCATGGGCTGGAAACCTGGCGAGGGCATCGGCCGTACCTTCAATCA AGTGGTGAAGCCCCGTGTCAACTCACTGAGGCCCAAGGGGTTAGGGCTGGGCGCCAACATGACTGAGTTCCAGGCCCTGGCCCCCACCGGCCCCCACCACCTGCTGAGGCCAGATGAGGAGCAAGAGAAGGATAAGGAAGACCAGCCTCAAGGACTGGTGCCTGGAGGAGCTGTGGTGGTTCTTTCTGGCCCTCACCGAGGCCTCTATGGGAAG GTGGAAGGCCTTGACCCTGACAATGCTCGGGCCATGGTCCGTCTGGCTGTGGGGAGCCGCGTGGTGACTGTTAGTGAGTACTGCCTGCGGCCTGTCTCCCAGCAGGAGTTTGACAAGAACTCCTTGGATCTGA GCCAGGTGAGCAAAACTTCCCCAAGGCAACAGAATGGAACAGCCTTGTCATGGAAGGCCCTTCAGGATCAGGACCTCCACGTCCGGCAGGAGGACTCAGCGAGGAAGCGGAAACACCATCCAGACCGGTGGGACCCTGAGCATCTCAGATGGAG ACAGGATGAGCCTGCAGCCAAGAGTGAGAAAGCAGCTCCCAGGAGTCAGCACTGGCTGCACAGGGACCTGCGTGTGCGGTTTGTGGACAAGCTGCACAAGGGTGGCCAGTATTACAACACCAAG ATGACAGTCGAAGATGTCCTGAGCCCAGATACCTGTGTGTGTCGGACAGATGAAGGCCAGGTCCTGGAAG GCCTGAGGGAAGACATGCTGGAGACCCTGGTCCCTAAGGTCCAGGGCAACCGGGTGATGGTGGTGCTGGGGCCATGGGCTGGAAGG gtgggccgtctgctggaCCGGGACAGAGAGCAGAGCCGGGCTCTTGTGCAGCTGCAGAGAGAGAATCAGGTGGTGGAGCTTCACTATGATGCCATCTGCCAGTACATGGGCCCCAGCGACTCGGAGGACTGA
- the WDR45 gene encoding WD repeat domain phosphoinositide-interacting protein 4 isoform X4 gives MTQQPLRGVTSLRFNQDQSCFCCAMETGVRIYNVEPLMEKGHLVLIWDDAREGKDSKDKLVLEFTFTKPVLAVRMRHDKIVIVLKNRIYVYSFPDNPRKLFEFDTRDNPKGLCDLCPSLEKQLLVFPGHKCGSLQLVDLASTKPGTSSAPFTINAHQSDVACVSLNQPGTVVASASQKGTLIRLFDTQSKEKLVELRRGTDPATLYCINFSHDSSFLCASSDKGTVHIFALKDTRLNRRSALARVGKVGPMIGQYVDSQWSLASFTVPAESACICAFGRNTSKNVNSVIAICVDGTFHKYVFTPDGNCNREAFDVYLDICDDDDF, from the exons ATGACTCAGCAGCCACTTCGAGGAGTGACCAGTCTGCGTTTCAACCAAGATCAAA GCTGCTTTTGCTGCGCTATGGAGACAGGTGTGCGCATCTACAACGTGGAGCCATTGATGGAGAAGGGGCATCTGG TGCTGATCTGGGACGATGCCCGGGAGGGCAAGGACTCCAAGGACAAGCTGGTGCTGGAGTTCACCTTCACCAAGCCAGTGCTGGCTGTGCGCATGCGCCATGACAA AATCGTGATCGTGCTGAAGAACCGCATCTATGTGTACTCCTTCCCTGACAATCCCCGAAAGCTGTTTGAGTTTGACACCCGGGACAACCCCAAGG gGCTCTGTGACCTCTGCCCCAGCCTGGAGAAACAACTGCTAGTGTTCCCAGGACACAAGTGCGGGAGCCTGCAACTTGTG GACCTGGCAAGCACAAAGCCCGGCACCTCATCTGCTCCGTTTACCATCAATGCACATCAGAGCGACGTGGCCTGCGTGTCTCTGAACCAGCCAGGCACGGTAGTGGCCTCGGCCTCTCAGAAGGGCACCCTTATTCGCCTTTTTGACACGCAGTCCAAGGAGAAGCTGGTGGAGCTGCGCCGAGGCACTGACCCCGCCACCCTCTACTG CATCAACTTCAGCCATGATTCTTCCTTCCTGTGTGCATCCAGTGATAAGGGCACAGTCCACATCTTTGCTCTCAAGGATACCCGCCTCAACCGCCGCTCTGC GCTGGCTCGCGTGGGCAAGGTGGGGCCTATGATTGGGCAGTATGTGGACTCTCAGTGGAGCCTGGCGAGCTTCACCGTGCCTGCTGAGTCAGCCTGCATCTGTGCTTTTGGTCGCAACACTTCCAAGAATGTCAACTCTGTCATTG ccATCTGTGTAGATGGGACCTTCCACAAATATGTCTTCACTCCCGATGGAAACTGCAACAGAGAGGCTTTCGATGTGTACCTTGACATCTGTGATGACGATGACTTTTAA
- the WDR45 gene encoding WD repeat domain phosphoinositide-interacting protein 4 isoform X5 codes for MTQQPLRGVTSLRFNQDQSCFCCAMETGVRIYNVEPLMEKGHLDHEQVGSMGLVEMLHRSNLLALVGGGSSPKFSEISGLCDLCPSLEKQLLVFPGHKCGSLQLVDLASTKPGTSSAPFTINAHQSDVACVSLNQPGTVVASASQKGTLIRLFDTQSKEKLVELRRGTDPATLYCINFSHDSSFLCASSDKGTVHIFALKDTRLNRRSALARVGKVGPMIGQYVDSQWSLASFTVPAESACICAFGRNTSKNVNSVIAICVDGTFHKYVFTPDGNCNREAFDVYLDICDDDDF; via the exons ATGACTCAGCAGCCACTTCGAGGAGTGACCAGTCTGCGTTTCAACCAAGATCAAA GCTGCTTTTGCTGCGCTATGGAGACAGGTGTGCGCATCTACAACGTGGAGCCATTGATGGAGAAGGGGCATCTGG ACCATGAGCAGGTGGGCAGCATGGGCCTGGTGGAAATGCTGCACCGCTCCAACCTGCTGGCCCTGGTGGGCGGTGGTAGCAGCCCCAAGTTCTCAGAGATCTCAG gGCTCTGTGACCTCTGCCCCAGCCTGGAGAAACAACTGCTAGTGTTCCCAGGACACAAGTGCGGGAGCCTGCAACTTGTG GACCTGGCAAGCACAAAGCCCGGCACCTCATCTGCTCCGTTTACCATCAATGCACATCAGAGCGACGTGGCCTGCGTGTCTCTGAACCAGCCAGGCACGGTAGTGGCCTCGGCCTCTCAGAAGGGCACCCTTATTCGCCTTTTTGACACGCAGTCCAAGGAGAAGCTGGTGGAGCTGCGCCGAGGCACTGACCCCGCCACCCTCTACTG CATCAACTTCAGCCATGATTCTTCCTTCCTGTGTGCATCCAGTGATAAGGGCACAGTCCACATCTTTGCTCTCAAGGATACCCGCCTCAACCGCCGCTCTGC GCTGGCTCGCGTGGGCAAGGTGGGGCCTATGATTGGGCAGTATGTGGACTCTCAGTGGAGCCTGGCGAGCTTCACCGTGCCTGCTGAGTCAGCCTGCATCTGTGCTTTTGGTCGCAACACTTCCAAGAATGTCAACTCTGTCATTG ccATCTGTGTAGATGGGACCTTCCACAAATATGTCTTCACTCCCGATGGAAACTGCAACAGAGAGGCTTTCGATGTGTACCTTGACATCTGTGATGACGATGACTTTTAA